One window of Halococcus salifodinae DSM 8989 genomic DNA carries:
- the aglG gene encoding glucosyl-dolichyl phosphate glucuronosyltransferase, protein MRVSVVLCTYDPAQFDVFSEAADTVLDQTHSPVELVIVVDGRPDLAERVREAYGEREDVVIHCNDANRGLLESRNTGAELASGEVVAFVDDDVRADPEWVERLVGAYERTGAPAVGGRMTPEWVAGRPAFLPAEFFWLVGVTHRGFGPDGDETAAGEVRNTFGSNISFDRDTFLDLGGFDPAIGGRKGDANLQGGETELCARLEREYGHGVYYVPDARVAHKVFEYRTRPGWLADRAFWQGYSKRAMETFVADSTGEESAFLGRLLVEFFPGRLWDLLREPSREHAARLVGLVAFTALVGIGYCYGLTQYPNDLGSAA, encoded by the coding sequence ATGCGGGTCTCGGTCGTCCTCTGTACGTACGATCCGGCGCAGTTCGATGTCTTCAGTGAGGCCGCCGACACTGTCCTCGACCAGACCCATTCACCCGTGGAGCTCGTGATCGTGGTCGACGGGCGACCAGACCTTGCCGAGCGAGTGCGGGAAGCGTACGGCGAGCGCGAGGACGTCGTGATCCACTGCAACGACGCAAACCGGGGACTGCTCGAAAGTCGGAACACGGGCGCAGAGCTCGCCTCGGGTGAGGTCGTCGCGTTCGTCGACGACGACGTCCGGGCCGACCCCGAGTGGGTCGAGCGCCTCGTCGGGGCCTACGAGCGCACCGGCGCACCCGCGGTCGGCGGACGGATGACCCCCGAGTGGGTCGCTGGCCGACCGGCCTTCCTCCCTGCGGAGTTCTTCTGGCTCGTTGGCGTCACCCATCGCGGGTTCGGCCCCGACGGTGACGAGACCGCGGCGGGCGAAGTCCGGAACACGTTCGGTTCGAACATCTCGTTCGACCGCGACACGTTCCTCGACCTCGGCGGGTTCGATCCAGCCATCGGCGGTCGGAAGGGGGATGCGAACCTCCAGGGTGGCGAAACCGAGCTCTGCGCCCGCCTCGAACGCGAGTACGGCCACGGCGTCTACTACGTCCCCGACGCACGAGTGGCACACAAGGTGTTCGAGTACCGCACCCGGCCGGGGTGGCTCGCCGACCGCGCGTTCTGGCAGGGCTACTCGAAGCGAGCGATGGAGACCTTCGTCGCCGACTCGACGGGCGAGGAAAGCGCGTTTCTCGGCCGACTCCTCGTCGAGTTCTTCCCCGGTCGACTGTGGGACCTCCTCCGTGAGCCGTCACGCGAGCACGCAGCCAGGCTGGTCGGGCTGGTCGCGTTCACTGCTCTGGTGGGGATCGGCTACTGTTACGGACTCACCCAGTATCCCAACGATCTCGGGTCGGCGGCATGA
- a CDS encoding RAD55 family ATPase, with protein MSSRLPTGIDLLDQRLGGGIPPGSIVALTAPPASQAELLLYEFMAPRETLYLTLDRTELAVADALGRTSIDTGDPTIQSVAADSRVDHAIELSGDLPERSTLIVDPHTVLEREDRPRFREFMTRLRRHVVDTESVAVLHCLDGRNVPALRDTTAHMADVILRLTATTAGTAVETRLAVPKFRGGRALTETLKLQLTDRVEIDTSRDIA; from the coding sequence ATGTCGTCGCGTCTTCCCACCGGGATCGACCTCCTCGACCAGCGCCTCGGCGGCGGCATTCCGCCGGGAAGCATCGTCGCGCTGACCGCGCCGCCAGCGAGCCAGGCCGAACTCCTACTGTATGAGTTCATGGCCCCGCGCGAGACGCTGTATCTCACGCTCGACCGAACGGAACTCGCCGTGGCCGACGCGCTCGGACGGACATCGATCGACACCGGCGATCCGACGATCCAGTCCGTCGCCGCGGACTCGCGGGTCGATCACGCCATCGAGCTGTCCGGGGATCTCCCCGAGCGCTCGACGCTGATCGTCGATCCCCACACCGTGCTCGAACGTGAGGACCGCCCGCGTTTTCGGGAGTTCATGACGCGACTCCGCCGCCACGTCGTCGACACCGAAAGCGTCGCCGTGCTCCACTGTCTCGACGGCCGAAACGTGCCGGCGCTACGCGACACCACCGCCCACATGGCAGACGTGATCCTCCGGCTGACCGCCACCACCGCCGGCACGGCGGTCGAAACCAGACTCGCGGTCCCCAAGTTCCGCGGCGGACGCGCGCTCACCGAGACCCTCAAGCTCCAGCTCACCGATCGCGTCGAGATCGACACCAGCCGCGACATCGCCTGA
- a CDS encoding FKBP-type peptidyl-prolyl cis-trans isomerase, giving the protein MTDDQPEAAEPNDEPSDADDAESSGIQEGDFVRLAYTARSVENDQLVDTTDPDVAEEEGVDDQQQTFEPRVIAVGAGHLFDAVEEDFIGGEAGDSGSVTVPAAEAFGEYDEEEVRTLSAEKIPEDDRYPGGHVDIEGEHGHVNTIIGGRARVDFNHPLAGEDVEYEYEVLDTVDDRIERAEGMLGMYFDADLDMRIEVDEVEEERMVEPDEAADEDDDEEAEPEFETETVEKETLYIEQSQQLQFDQQWMMGKQQILGDLIDRLDLDRVIVEEVIDGSGGMMGGMGGMMGGMGGGGEEADLEAIEEELEDADIDADEITEELGDVDE; this is encoded by the coding sequence ATGACCGACGATCAGCCCGAGGCCGCCGAACCGAACGACGAGCCCAGCGATGCCGACGATGCCGAATCGAGCGGCATCCAGGAGGGAGACTTCGTCCGTCTCGCGTACACCGCCCGCTCGGTCGAGAACGACCAGCTCGTCGACACTACCGATCCAGACGTCGCCGAGGAGGAAGGCGTCGATGACCAGCAGCAGACCTTCGAGCCGCGCGTGATCGCGGTCGGTGCGGGCCATCTCTTCGACGCCGTCGAGGAGGACTTCATCGGGGGCGAGGCCGGCGACTCCGGCTCCGTGACCGTGCCCGCGGCCGAGGCGTTCGGCGAGTACGACGAGGAAGAGGTCCGGACGCTGAGTGCGGAGAAGATCCCCGAGGACGACCGGTATCCCGGCGGCCACGTCGACATCGAGGGCGAGCACGGCCACGTCAACACCATCATCGGCGGCCGCGCGCGCGTCGACTTCAATCACCCCCTCGCGGGCGAGGACGTCGAGTACGAGTACGAAGTGCTCGACACCGTCGACGACCGGATCGAGCGCGCCGAGGGAATGTTGGGGATGTACTTCGACGCCGACCTCGACATGCGGATCGAGGTCGACGAAGTGGAAGAAGAGCGGATGGTCGAACCCGACGAGGCGGCGGACGAGGACGACGACGAGGAAGCCGAACCCGAGTTCGAGACCGAGACCGTCGAGAAGGAGACGCTCTACATCGAGCAGTCCCAGCAGCTCCAGTTCGACCAGCAGTGGATGATGGGCAAACAGCAGATCCTCGGCGACCTCATCGACCGGCTCGATCTCGACCGCGTGATCGTCGAGGAGGTCATCGACGGCTCCGGCGGGATGATGGGCGGCATGGGTGGCATGATGGGCGGTATGGGCGGCGGTGGCGAGGAGGCCGACCTCGAAGCCATCGAAGAAGAGCTCGAAGACGCCGACATCGACGCCGACGAGATCACCGAGGAGCTCGGCGACGTCGACGAGTAA
- a CDS encoding amphi-Trp domain-containing protein, with the protein MVDTTTASQTVSREDVAGELESLANELRDTESEIDVAVGNKSVTLSPDETVEYDIEVSEREPMIGDKRESISIEVSWKADE; encoded by the coding sequence ATGGTTGATACTACCACCGCGAGCCAGACAGTCTCACGGGAGGACGTCGCGGGAGAGTTGGAATCGCTCGCGAACGAGCTACGTGACACCGAAAGCGAGATCGATGTCGCCGTCGGCAACAAGTCGGTGACGCTCAGCCCGGACGAAACGGTCGAGTACGACATCGAAGTGAGCGAACGGGAGCCGATGATCGGCGACAAGCGCGAATCGATCAGCATCGAGGTGAGCTGGAAAGCGGACGAGTAG
- the cyaB gene encoding class IV adenylate cyclase, protein MYEVELKVRAAHEPVREALVAREATCLGTVEQNDTYYHAPHRSFAETDEALRLRRETREENVENPEDVEGTEESTAHLTYKGPLVDTTSKTREEAETVVDDPEAAETIVEALGFSPAASVRKHRERFALGEYTIALDSVTDVGQFVEIERTVETEAEIDAARDGARERLADLDLDPDDQLRTSYLALLLDARGTADEQNERDGGNNPR, encoded by the coding sequence ATGTACGAAGTCGAACTCAAGGTCCGTGCCGCCCACGAACCGGTCCGGGAAGCGCTCGTGGCCCGCGAGGCCACGTGCCTCGGCACCGTCGAGCAGAACGACACTTACTACCACGCACCACACCGATCGTTCGCCGAAACCGACGAGGCGCTCAGACTCCGCCGCGAGACGCGGGAGGAGAACGTGGAGAACCCAGAGGACGTGGAAGGCACAGAGGAGAGCACGGCCCACCTCACCTACAAGGGGCCGCTCGTCGACACCACGTCGAAGACCCGTGAGGAAGCCGAAACCGTCGTCGACGATCCCGAGGCGGCCGAGACGATCGTCGAAGCCCTCGGCTTCTCGCCCGCCGCCAGCGTGCGAAAACACCGCGAACGGTTCGCTCTCGGGGAGTACACGATCGCGCTCGATAGCGTCACGGACGTGGGACAGTTCGTCGAGATCGAGCGCACCGTCGAGACCGAGGCCGAGATCGATGCCGCTCGCGACGGCGCGCGCGAACGCCTCGCCGACCTCGACCTCGATCCCGACGACCAGCTCCGAACGTCGTATCTCGCCCTCCTGCTCGATGCGCGCGGGACGGCGGACGAGCAGAACGAGCGTGACGGTGGCAATAACCCACGATAA
- a CDS encoding methionine adenosyltransferase encodes MTERNIRVEALDRPAVDDQTVEIVERKGIGHPDSLCDGIAESVSRALAAAYLDRVGTILHYNTDETQLVAGNAAPAFGGGEMIEPIYILIVGRATSEYEGTKIPTEPIALRAARQYLDAHVPHLDVGTDVILDAKLGEGSGDLQDVFDDGSVPMANDTSFGVGHAPLSETEEIVLNTERRLNREYAADNPELGADIKVMGKREGDRIDVTVAAAMIDAHIASLGEYTDAVAGVREYVTDLAREYTDREIEVRVNTADDYDEGSIYLTTTGTSAEQGDDGSVGRGNRANGLITPNRSMSMEATSGKNPVNHIGKLYNLLSTEIAESVVDEVDGIRDLRVRLVSRIGQPVDQPHVADVHVSTESGVAIGDVESKVGRIVDRELADLTDVTRRAVDGEIATF; translated from the coding sequence ATGACCGAACGGAACATCCGGGTCGAGGCGCTTGACCGGCCCGCAGTCGACGACCAGACCGTGGAGATCGTCGAACGAAAGGGCATTGGCCACCCCGACTCGCTCTGTGATGGGATCGCCGAGAGCGTCTCGCGCGCGCTCGCGGCCGCGTATCTCGATCGGGTGGGGACGATCCTTCACTACAACACCGACGAGACCCAACTGGTGGCGGGCAACGCCGCGCCCGCCTTCGGCGGCGGCGAGATGATCGAGCCGATCTACATCCTGATCGTCGGCCGCGCGACCAGCGAGTACGAGGGCACGAAGATCCCGACCGAGCCGATCGCCCTCCGGGCGGCCCGCCAGTATCTCGACGCCCACGTTCCCCACCTCGACGTCGGCACCGACGTGATCCTCGACGCGAAGCTCGGCGAGGGCAGCGGCGACCTCCAGGACGTGTTCGACGACGGCAGTGTCCCGATGGCAAACGACACAAGCTTCGGGGTGGGCCACGCGCCACTTTCGGAAACCGAAGAAATAGTTTTGAACACCGAGCGCCGACTCAATCGGGAGTATGCCGCCGACAATCCCGAGCTCGGTGCGGACATCAAGGTGATGGGGAAACGCGAAGGCGACCGGATCGACGTCACCGTGGCGGCAGCGATGATCGACGCCCACATCGCAAGTCTCGGCGAGTACACCGACGCGGTCGCGGGCGTGCGCGAGTACGTCACCGACCTCGCCCGCGAGTACACCGACCGTGAGATCGAAGTGCGAGTGAACACGGCCGACGACTACGACGAGGGCTCGATCTACCTCACGACGACCGGGACTTCGGCCGAACAGGGCGACGACGGCTCGGTGGGCCGGGGGAACCGCGCGAACGGTCTCATCACCCCGAACCGCTCGATGTCGATGGAGGCCACCTCCGGCAAGAACCCCGTCAACCACATCGGGAAGCTCTACAACCTGCTCTCGACCGAGATCGCCGAAAGCGTGGTGGACGAGGTCGACGGCATCCGCGACCTCCGGGTACGACTCGTGAGTCGGATCGGCCAGCCGGTCGATCAGCCCCACGTCGCCGACGTTCACGTCAGCACCGAATCCGGCGTCGCGATCGGCGATGTGGAGAGCAAGGTCGGACGGATCGTCGACCGCGAACTCGCCGACCTCACCGACGTGACCCGTCGGGCCGTCGACGGTGAGATCGCGACGTTCTGA
- the msrB gene encoding peptide-methionine (R)-S-oxide reductase MsrB: MSNEPAATTDDVPETDEEWREVLTDEEYEILREQGTEPKFSGDLLDQSEDGTYLCAGCGTELFSSDTKFDSETGWPSFSEAIDEHIELRRDTSHGMDRTEVVCVECGGHLGHVFDDGPEPTGKRYCINSAALGFDENEA; the protein is encoded by the coding sequence ATGTCGAACGAACCGGCAGCCACGACGGATGATGTCCCCGAAACCGACGAAGAGTGGCGTGAAGTGCTGACCGACGAGGAGTACGAGATCCTGCGCGAGCAGGGCACCGAACCCAAGTTCAGCGGCGACCTCCTCGACCAGAGCGAAGACGGAACCTATCTCTGTGCGGGCTGTGGAACCGAACTGTTCTCTTCGGACACCAAGTTCGACTCCGAGACCGGCTGGCCGAGTTTCTCCGAGGCGATCGACGAGCACATCGAACTCCGCCGGGATACCAGTCACGGAATGGACCGGACGGAAGTTGTGTGTGTCGAGTGTGGCGGCCACCTCGGCCACGTCTTCGACGACGGTCCGGAACCGACCGGCAAGCGCTACTGCATCAACTCCGCGGCGCTCGGCTTCGACGAGAACGAAGCGTAA
- a CDS encoding energy-coupling factor ABC transporter ATP-binding protein, producing MTETIDSEPLERSTGTDDEPLVSLWCESHTYPDGTIGMHDVEFAVHADEVVALVGANGSGKSTLLEHLNATLTPDEGELRVTGRRITGNDTAHARREVGFVFQDADSQLVAPTVLDDVMFGLQNNGLPADDAKKRAREALATVDAGHLEGRIPHYLSGGEKRLVGLAGVLVLEPSVVVLDEPFAGLDPERSRLVVERIRRIHAEGISVVLSTHDLDIAAEIADRICVMSEGNVIDNRSPREVFYDEDLLTEANLHPPSTVRITRDAGLDIGSQPVTEAELVTFLDQQSATTDGSGLAHPDGDTSD from the coding sequence ATGACTGAGACCATCGACAGCGAGCCCCTCGAACGGAGCACGGGGACGGACGACGAACCGCTCGTCTCGCTGTGGTGTGAATCCCACACCTATCCCGACGGCACTATCGGAATGCACGACGTCGAATTCGCCGTCCACGCCGACGAAGTCGTCGCACTGGTGGGTGCCAACGGCTCGGGGAAATCGACGCTACTCGAACACTTGAACGCGACGCTCACACCTGACGAGGGTGAACTCCGTGTGACCGGTCGGCGAATCACCGGAAACGACACGGCTCACGCCCGCCGGGAGGTCGGTTTCGTCTTCCAGGATGCCGATTCGCAGCTCGTGGCTCCAACGGTCCTCGACGACGTGATGTTTGGACTGCAAAACAACGGTCTCCCAGCCGACGACGCGAAAAAACGAGCCCGTGAGGCGCTCGCGACCGTCGACGCGGGCCACCTCGAAGGGCGTATCCCGCACTACCTGAGCGGGGGCGAGAAACGGCTTGTTGGACTCGCTGGGGTGCTGGTCCTCGAACCGAGCGTCGTCGTTCTCGACGAGCCGTTCGCCGGTCTCGACCCCGAGCGGTCGCGCTTGGTTGTCGAGCGCATCCGTCGGATCCACGCGGAAGGTATCAGCGTCGTCCTCTCGACACACGACCTCGATATCGCGGCCGAGATCGCCGATCGTATCTGTGTGATGTCTGAAGGAAACGTCATCGACAACAGGAGCCCCCGCGAGGTGTTCTACGACGAGGATTTACTGACCGAGGCGAACCTCCACCCACCGAGTACGGTTCGGATCACCCGCGATGCTGGGTTGGACATCGGGTCACAGCCAGTCACCGAGGCCGAACTCGTGACGTTCCTCGACCAGCAATCGGCGACGACAGACGGCAGTGGGCTTGCTCACCCCGATGGCGACACGAGCGACTGA
- the cbiQ gene encoding cobalt ECF transporter T component CbiQ — MTTLSNHVPDPRLITAYAERRDGPLHRVNPWTKLGVVAVLVLAVTVVDALAVLAGLYAATLVIYGLAGLPYRRLVLWYTLPMLFIVSVAGPLAFLEPGRPILGALATPLGELSVTWQGAALFAELTCRSLTVVTFTLTASMTTKYNDIAYLLGKIFPTPIDQVTLLTYRFTFVMLETLEDLVKAALSRGANLSDFWANRRLYARILGMTMLTAIERSERLVTSMEARGYDGDITLYGDVRRPPVLEAAAVVVMFTVVVVYALVIAYGVVAI; from the coding sequence ATGACGACCCTCTCGAATCACGTCCCCGACCCGCGGCTCATCACTGCCTACGCCGAACGTCGCGACGGACCGCTTCACCGCGTGAACCCGTGGACCAAACTCGGCGTCGTTGCCGTCCTCGTCCTCGCGGTCACGGTCGTCGACGCGCTCGCCGTTCTCGCGGGGCTGTATGCCGCCACCCTCGTGATCTATGGACTCGCCGGGCTTCCCTACCGCCGACTCGTCCTCTGGTACACGTTGCCGATGCTGTTTATCGTCTCGGTCGCTGGGCCACTCGCCTTCCTCGAACCTGGCCGTCCGATTCTCGGCGCGCTCGCCACACCACTGGGGGAGTTGTCCGTCACCTGGCAGGGCGCGGCGTTGTTCGCCGAGCTGACCTGCCGGTCGCTCACGGTGGTTACGTTCACGCTCACGGCATCGATGACAACGAAATACAACGATATCGCCTACCTGCTCGGGAAGATCTTTCCCACTCCGATCGATCAGGTGACGCTGTTAACGTACCGCTTCACGTTCGTCATGCTCGAAACGCTCGAAGATCTCGTGAAAGCCGCGCTCTCTCGTGGCGCGAACCTGAGCGATTTCTGGGCCAACAGGCGACTCTACGCCCGAATCCTCGGCATGACGATGCTGACCGCCATCGAGCGATCCGAACGCCTCGTCACGTCGATGGAAGCTCGTGGCTACGACGGCGACATCACCCTCTACGGTGACGTGCGTCGACCACCAGTGCTTGAAGCAGCGGCAGTCGTCGTCATGTTCACCGTCGTCGTCGTGTACGCGCTCGTCATCGCCTACGGGGTGGTGGCGATATGA
- a CDS encoding energy-coupling factor ABC transporter permease — MAHIHLGEGSFPLWALALWTVLGAGLLAVVTYRIRKGGIKTNQIALAGIGAAASFAVFQLNLPIWGGIHMNLTGLVGILAGPLLGALIALVVNVFSAALGHGAVGLLGANVIVNASEAIVAYYAFRTLLRMDWDVFPASASAATIGLSVGAILMGAIIVISGVNGSALPRSDLTIAVAGMVGINLGVAIIEGVLTGFIVQFLASVRPDLVPGASREKRETSTGVGA; from the coding sequence ATGGCACACATCCACCTCGGGGAAGGGTCATTCCCTCTGTGGGCACTCGCCCTTTGGACCGTCCTCGGCGCCGGGTTACTCGCGGTCGTCACGTATCGCATCCGTAAGGGTGGTATCAAGACCAACCAGATCGCGCTTGCTGGCATCGGTGCAGCGGCGAGCTTTGCGGTCTTCCAGCTCAATCTCCCTATCTGGGGTGGGATTCACATGAATCTGACCGGCCTCGTCGGCATTCTTGCCGGGCCGCTGCTGGGAGCGCTCATCGCGCTCGTGGTCAACGTCTTCTCCGCAGCGCTCGGTCACGGTGCGGTCGGCCTACTCGGCGCGAACGTCATCGTCAACGCCAGCGAGGCGATCGTCGCCTACTACGCCTTCCGAACCCTGCTGCGCATGGACTGGGATGTCTTCCCTGCAAGCGCGAGCGCGGCCACCATCGGACTCTCGGTGGGTGCGATCCTCATGGGCGCGATCATCGTCATCAGTGGCGTCAACGGCAGCGCACTCCCTCGTTCGGATCTCACCATCGCCGTCGCTGGGATGGTCGGGATCAACCTCGGCGTCGCCATCATCGAGGGGGTTCTCACTGGATTCATCGTCCAGTTCCTTGCGTCGGTTCGACCTGACCTCGTTCCCGGTGCGAGTCGCGAGAAGCGCGAAACTTCCACAGGGGTCGGTGCCTGA
- a CDS encoding iron-sulfur cluster assembly scaffold protein: MGSDMYRQQILDHYRNPRNYGELDDATFSHVGENPLCGDTIRMDVKLDETEEIIHAVRFGGEGCAISQASASMLSEELVGMTLDELGAMDRDDITEMLGVEVTPMRLKCAVLAEKVAQDGAEIYRGEKTQAKTTTE; the protein is encoded by the coding sequence ATGGGTTCGGACATGTATCGACAGCAGATCCTCGACCACTATCGCAACCCACGAAATTACGGAGAGCTCGACGACGCCACGTTCTCACACGTCGGCGAGAACCCCCTGTGTGGGGATACGATCCGTATGGACGTCAAACTCGACGAGACTGAAGAGATCATCCACGCGGTCCGATTCGGCGGCGAGGGCTGTGCGATCAGTCAGGCGAGCGCGAGCATGCTCTCTGAGGAGTTAGTCGGCATGACCCTCGACGAACTCGGTGCGATGGACCGGGACGATATTACCGAAATGCTCGGTGTAGAGGTCACTCCGATGCGCCTCAAATGCGCCGTCCTCGCCGAAAAAGTCGCCCAGGATGGAGCCGAGATTTATCGTGGCGAGAAAACCCAAGCGAAGACCACCACGGAGTAA
- a CDS encoding FAD/NAD(P)-binding protein, which translates to MQEYLIVGGGIYGTCIARWLLETEGLTHDDITIIDPHDELLASFEGKAAACGMEYLRSPYVQHIGTKSFGMRKYAEEHGRIDELVSTHGNPRRPSVGLFFDYARRVIEENGLEAMHHQARATDICRDSGHLVVETDAGNHHGERVVLAIGHGGAYDVPEWAADLPDEAPVHHVWEEGYDESRVKSYDGETYVIGGGITAGQVALDLGDAGVEVTLLSRSSLQVEAIECDPQWIGWSYIQDHLHRLPSGSAARQRLVNDERFDGTVPPYLMDDLREAEEEGLLTREIGEVRTARDTEGRIVLSLENGSVRTNVQVVLATGFADIRTHPLVERITAIPCLTIGDEGMPVLDDETLEWIPADGYSGSNVYVVGALATSVIGPFAYNIAGAKRAAERLVDDDNGQ; encoded by the coding sequence ATGCAGGAGTATCTCATCGTTGGTGGTGGCATCTACGGAACGTGCATCGCACGCTGGCTCCTCGAAACGGAAGGACTGACTCACGACGACATCACCATCATCGATCCTCACGACGAACTGCTCGCTTCCTTCGAGGGAAAGGCCGCCGCCTGTGGGATGGAGTATCTCCGGTCACCATACGTCCAGCATATCGGTACGAAATCGTTCGGGATGAGAAAATATGCGGAAGAACACGGCCGAATCGACGAGCTCGTCTCGACACACGGCAACCCGCGTCGGCCTTCAGTCGGGCTGTTCTTCGACTACGCGCGTCGTGTCATCGAGGAGAACGGGTTGGAAGCGATGCATCATCAAGCCAGAGCGACAGATATCTGCCGCGATAGTGGCCACCTCGTCGTTGAAACGGATGCGGGGAACCACCATGGCGAACGGGTCGTCCTCGCTATTGGCCACGGCGGAGCGTACGACGTGCCCGAGTGGGCTGCGGACCTGCCGGACGAGGCTCCTGTGCATCACGTTTGGGAGGAGGGGTATGACGAGTCACGCGTCAAATCCTACGACGGCGAGACCTACGTCATCGGGGGCGGAATTACCGCTGGACAGGTCGCGCTCGATCTTGGAGATGCCGGCGTTGAAGTGACGCTGCTCTCGCGGAGCAGTCTGCAAGTCGAGGCGATAGAGTGCGATCCCCAGTGGATCGGGTGGTCGTACATTCAAGATCACCTCCACCGGCTCCCGTCCGGATCGGCGGCGCGGCAGCGGCTCGTGAACGACGAGCGGTTCGACGGAACCGTGCCACCATACCTGATGGACGATCTCAGGGAGGCGGAGGAGGAGGGCTTGCTGACACGGGAAATCGGGGAAGTCAGAACCGCCAGAGACACTGAGGGTCGTATCGTGCTGTCACTCGAGAATGGATCGGTCAGAACCAACGTTCAGGTCGTTCTTGCGACTGGGTTCGCGGATATACGCACCCACCCTCTCGTCGAACGAATCACAGCGATCCCCTGTTTGACGATCGGAGACGAGGGAATGCCTGTTCTCGATGACGAGACACTCGAATGGATCCCTGCCGACGGCTACTCCGGCTCGAACGTCTACGTCGTCGGTGCACTCGCGACCTCCGTTATTGGTCCGTTCGCCTACAACATCGCCGGGGCGAAACGAGCAGCCGAACGGCTCGTAGATGATGACAATGGGCAGTGA
- a CDS encoding CobW family GTP-binding protein, producing the protein MNPAALCGFNRAVLNNLLNTRADLDIAVLVNDMGEVNVDADRVAEHSDISEDDEELVELSDGCICCELRGDLLDALARLAQTCEFDHLVIESTGVAEPLPVAQTLTMGFDQSDLDPTKFYEETGIEVMDHYELDTTVTVVDAHQFWATFDSKESLMDGDTEKDLGNLLVDQIEFCDVLLLNKCDLVDADTLAEIEEMVEILQPRAEIVHTEHGRVDPNEVLGTGMFDFEEARQSAGWIRELHEPHESAEEEHGVTSFVHSSRRPFHPERFADLLDSFPENVVRSKGHFWLAGREDMALGLDIAGQSIRITPAGTWVASLPEEERETHLEAHPEIEAIWDDQWGDRGSQLVLIGSEMDHEAFTEDLEAATLTDDEMTADWSLFEDRFPVFEFDGDDVESTQQDAEPADENAEEVGLAD; encoded by the coding sequence GTGAATCCCGCTGCCCTCTGCGGATTCAATAGAGCCGTGTTGAACAACCTGCTGAATACGCGAGCGGACCTCGATATCGCTGTCCTCGTCAACGATATGGGCGAAGTGAACGTCGACGCCGATCGCGTCGCCGAACACTCCGATATTTCCGAAGACGACGAGGAGCTGGTCGAACTATCGGATGGTTGTATCTGCTGTGAGCTTCGCGGAGATCTGCTCGACGCGCTCGCGAGGCTCGCACAGACTTGTGAGTTTGATCACCTCGTCATCGAATCGACTGGAGTAGCCGAGCCGTTGCCCGTTGCTCAAACACTCACGATGGGGTTCGATCAGTCCGATCTCGACCCGACGAAGTTCTACGAAGAAACGGGTATCGAGGTGATGGACCACTATGAACTCGACACGACAGTAACTGTGGTCGACGCTCACCAGTTTTGGGCAACGTTCGATTCGAAGGAATCGCTCATGGACGGCGATACCGAGAAAGACCTCGGCAATCTCCTCGTCGATCAGATCGAATTCTGTGACGTACTCTTGCTCAACAAGTGCGACTTGGTCGACGCTGACACGCTTGCCGAGATCGAAGAGATGGTCGAAATCCTCCAACCGCGGGCAGAAATCGTTCACACCGAACACGGACGGGTCGACCCCAACGAGGTTCTCGGAACGGGCATGTTCGATTTCGAGGAAGCCCGTCAGTCGGCCGGGTGGATACGGGAGCTCCACGAACCCCACGAATCTGCGGAGGAAGAACATGGAGTTACGTCGTTTGTCCATTCGTCCCGGCGCCCCTTCCATCCCGAACGGTTCGCCGACTTGCTCGATTCGTTCCCCGAGAACGTCGTTCGATCGAAGGGACACTTCTGGCTCGCGGGCCGCGAGGACATGGCTCTCGGGTTGGACATCGCTGGACAGTCCATCCGGATCACACCAGCCGGTACGTGGGTCGCGTCACTCCCTGAAGAGGAGCGCGAAACTCATCTTGAAGCTCATCCTGAAATCGAGGCGATCTGGGACGACCAGTGGGGCGACAGAGGGAGTCAGCTCGTGCTCATCGGTAGCGAGATGGACCACGAGGCATTCACCGAAGATCTCGAGGCGGCCACGCTGACCGACGACGAGATGACTGCTGACTGGAGTCTCTTCGAAGATCGCTTTCCGGTGTTCGAGTTCGACGGAGACGATGTGGAATCGACGCAGCAGGACGCCGAACCTGCTGACGAGAACGCTGAGGAGGTGGGTCTCGCAGATTGA